The following proteins come from a genomic window of Campylobacter concisus:
- the lptE gene encoding LPS assembly lipoprotein LptE produces the protein MRYFLAFFVAIFICGCGYKPVSKITHDLVGDKIYVDVIISKEEPKNSVWIKDAVKEGMVARLNKNLSSKESADTLIIISVKDLNYEAIIYDEFGYITSYKAHLSLNYKTKFKDGSVVDIPATGEYDFSVARRQKDVRFADSILSDTQKYEAIKEASKEAFDEYIASLAVKGYRNGSSNR, from the coding sequence TTGAGGTACTTTTTAGCATTTTTTGTAGCGATATTTATCTGCGGGTGTGGCTATAAACCAGTATCAAAGATCACACATGACCTAGTTGGTGATAAAATTTACGTTGATGTGATCATCAGTAAAGAAGAACCAAAAAATAGCGTTTGGATAAAGGACGCTGTTAAAGAGGGCATGGTCGCAAGGCTAAATAAAAATTTATCAAGTAAAGAGAGTGCTGATACTTTGATAATTATTTCGGTAAAAGATTTAAATTACGAAGCGATCATTTATGATGAGTTTGGCTACATTACGTCATATAAAGCACATTTAAGCTTAAATTATAAGACTAAATTTAAAGATGGTAGCGTGGTTGATATTCCAGCCACTGGCGAGTATGACTTTAGTGTCGCAAGACGTCAAAAAGATGTAAGATTTGCTGATAGCATTCTTAGTGATACTCAAAAATACGAAGCTATCAAAGAGGCATCAAAAGAAGCCTTTGATGAGTATATCGCAAGTTTAGCGGTAAAAGGATATAGAAATGGCAGCAGTAACCGTTAG
- a CDS encoding GGDEF domain-containing protein, which translates to MAAVTVSQIVKEALNEIKDRHLMLTPENYTEVYNEISKKYGFTTEESKKIEKYISRLGDEYKNQALSLHIKTVDEFVAFMTARLSRGAQQGASLMADDKKLQSLNAFARRILQAISMLHNKDAKSLAEQSMQLLARRYDEKNLEEMCLRWFDFVSSYDTEFLEFLKYYGVRNFDDLKTMSFELEKFLTQKDEDGEEDVLIQLLSLTLEPSITKDLDEELSMIRSTLKQNPKTLNSKEFQEKVKAFVDRRIEEDRTEIIEKVGSLNNVLQNISERISDIAVSSQSSSDKVKSIKNDLKNVNLNTNSIDQVRSMLIEIAGALEIESKELGIEMHNRQATILELQNRVNSLEKELEEAKLESKEDFLTKVSTKRALMNEIQRIEEAYKRYGTDYSICFVDIDHFKSINDTYGHEAGDVILSAVAQVLKKNARKVDFVGRYGGEEFVILLPSTGLKDSVKFGDKLRSMIENFKFIYKNERIKVTISSGIATRSANLSETMTLEAADKMLYLSKENGRNQVMPKIIEEK; encoded by the coding sequence ATGGCAGCAGTAACCGTTAGTCAAATAGTCAAGGAAGCCTTAAATGAGATCAAAGATCGCCATTTGATGCTAACGCCAGAGAATTACACTGAAGTCTATAATGAAATTTCTAAAAAATATGGCTTTACAACAGAAGAGAGTAAAAAGATAGAAAAATATATCTCAAGGCTTGGTGATGAATATAAAAATCAAGCCCTAAGCCTTCATATAAAGACGGTCGATGAGTTTGTCGCTTTTATGACTGCTAGGCTCTCTAGAGGTGCTCAACAAGGAGCAAGCCTTATGGCTGATGATAAAAAATTACAATCACTAAACGCATTTGCTAGAAGAATTCTCCAAGCTATCTCAATGCTTCACAATAAAGATGCAAAAAGTTTAGCAGAGCAAAGTATGCAACTGCTCGCTAGAAGATATGATGAGAAAAATCTTGAAGAAATGTGCCTTAGATGGTTTGATTTTGTTAGCTCTTACGATACTGAATTTTTAGAATTTTTGAAATATTATGGTGTTAGAAATTTTGATGATTTAAAGACAATGAGTTTTGAACTTGAGAAATTTCTTACACAAAAAGATGAAGATGGCGAAGAGGATGTTTTGATTCAGCTTTTAAGCCTTACTCTTGAGCCTTCTATTACAAAGGATCTTGATGAAGAGCTTAGCATGATAAGAAGTACTTTGAAGCAAAATCCTAAAACCTTAAATAGCAAAGAATTTCAAGAAAAGGTAAAGGCATTTGTTGATCGCAGAATAGAAGAAGATAGAACGGAGATCATAGAAAAAGTTGGTTCGCTAAATAATGTTTTACAAAATATAAGCGAGAGAATTTCTGATATTGCAGTTAGTTCACAAAGTAGTTCTGATAAAGTAAAAAGCATTAAAAATGATCTAAAAAATGTAAATTTAAATACAAATAGCATCGATCAAGTAAGGAGCATGCTTATTGAGATCGCTGGTGCTTTGGAGATCGAGAGCAAAGAGCTTGGTATCGAGATGCACAATAGGCAAGCTACTATCTTAGAGCTTCAAAACAGAGTAAATAGTCTTGAAAAAGAGCTTGAGGAAGCTAAGTTGGAGAGCAAAGAGGACTTTTTGACAAAAGTATCTACTAAGCGTGCTTTGATGAACGAGATTCAACGCATTGAAGAGGCATATAAACGCTATGGGACTGACTATTCTATCTGCTTTGTTGATATTGATCATTTCAAAAGCATAAACGATACTTATGGGCATGAGGCTGGAGATGTTATTCTTTCAGCAGTGGCTCAAGTGCTTAAGAAAAACGCTAGAAAGGTTGATTTCGTTGGTAGATATGGCGGTGAAGAATTTGTAATCTTGCTTCCAAGCACTGGTTTAAAAGATAGTGTTAAATTTGGAGATAAGCTAAGAAGCATGATAGAAAATTTTAAATTTATCTATAAAAATGAGCGTATTAAGGTTACTATAAGCTCTGGTATAGCGACAAGAAGTGCAAATTTAAGCGAGACGATGACGCTTGAAGCTGCTGACAAGATGCTTTATCTCTCAAAAGAAAATGGCAGAAATCAAGTAATGCCAAAGATAATCGAGGAAAAATGA
- a CDS encoding Mur ligase family protein encodes MSLAKFLDGKPLYYKEIDYGRIIRAYATIKEHIKPFKIIHIIGTNGKGSTGRFLAQILSQNGAKVGHYTSPHIFKFNERFWLNGEVASDEILEAAHERLQALLSDEYKIKTSYFEYMTLLSAVLFEDCDYFVCEAGMGGVLDATNVFEKELSIFTPIGFDHTAILGNSLEEISRTKFEAMGKRAILNDEMNEISVTIAKEIASERGAILSFPREILTKENLNEIANYADKFNLPEFLRSNLTLAYAAAKILDSGIDIKKLGALTLRGRCEKITSNLYADVGHNELGAKAIAKKFSSKEFSDKKLTLVYNSFLDKDFKAVLAALKPVIDSVLLYHYRCEGRELGGELINKALNELEISHREFEPSDMNDIKEAKNGKIYLAFGSFHLAEAFLKEYYASKGL; translated from the coding sequence ATGAGCCTAGCTAAATTTCTTGATGGCAAACCACTTTACTATAAAGAGATTGACTACGGCAGGATCATTAGAGCGTATGCGACTATAAAAGAGCATATAAAGCCATTTAAGATTATTCACATAATAGGTACAAATGGTAAAGGAAGTACTGGACGCTTTTTAGCGCAAATTTTAAGCCAAAATGGCGCAAAAGTAGGACACTACACGAGCCCGCATATATTTAAATTTAACGAGCGATTTTGGCTAAATGGTGAGGTCGCTAGTGATGAAATTTTAGAAGCAGCTCACGAGCGCTTGCAGGCTCTTTTAAGTGACGAGTACAAGATAAAAACAAGCTATTTTGAGTATATGACGCTGCTTTCTGCCGTACTTTTTGAGGATTGCGATTATTTTGTCTGCGAGGCCGGCATGGGTGGTGTGCTTGATGCGACAAATGTCTTTGAAAAAGAGCTAAGCATTTTTACTCCGATCGGCTTTGATCACACAGCGATACTAGGAAATAGCTTAGAAGAAATTTCACGCACGAAGTTTGAAGCTATGGGCAAAAGAGCTATTTTAAATGATGAGATGAACGAGATAAGCGTTACTATCGCAAAAGAGATCGCAAGCGAGAGGGGCGCAATTTTGAGCTTCCCAAGAGAAATTTTAACCAAAGAAAATTTAAATGAGATCGCAAACTATGCAGATAAATTTAATCTACCAGAGTTTTTACGATCAAATTTAACCCTAGCCTACGCTGCTGCTAAAATTTTAGATAGCGGTATAGACATAAAAAAGCTTGGTGCTCTTACGCTTCGTGGCAGATGTGAAAAGATCACCTCAAATTTATACGCTGATGTCGGTCACAACGAGCTTGGCGCAAAGGCTATAGCTAAGAAATTTAGCTCTAAAGAGTTTAGTGACAAGAAGCTAACTCTAGTTTATAACTCATTTTTAGATAAAGATTTCAAAGCTGTCTTAGCAGCTCTAAAGCCAGTTATTGATAGCGTGCTACTTTATCACTACCGCTGCGAGGGCAGGGAGCTTGGCGGAGAGCTCATAAATAAAGCGCTAAATGAGCTTGAAATTTCACATAGAGAGTTTGAGCCAAGCGATATGAATGATATAAAAGAGGCAAAAAACGGCAAAATTTATCTAGCCTTTGGCTCATTTCATCTAGCCGAAGCCTTTTTAAAAGAGTACTATGCAAGCAAAGGTCTATGA
- the mfd gene encoding transcription-repair coupling factor: MQAKVYEYLLTHAPQILICEDDKEAALCADAASFAGFNVFKLPDFRAKKGDDLRSFNEELFEISSVLSKYYKFDGKKIIISPFSTLLNPLPTQKNLESSTIKLKDNLNLNEFADLLIRFGYECVDIVESVGEFSIRGEVIDIYGVNMDDPVRILLFGDEVESIRNYNTATQISNKAELSEAEIVPFIANLSKDEFEKVSQKIEDMQSDALVSDLNSLGFWAIDSFSDYLKEFDSKLVKKIDFEIYDVPEEKFKGIEILPEPKVYKDLEVTLNFDFFELNKSKSITVLSRNEGLFKGYELDGFANVKLEISPLVVNLTSSDKIVVSLNKFEKKRRVKRSSLVVDELKVNDYVVHEDYGIGRFLGLEKIKVLGATKEFVVIAYQNDDKLLLPVEHLNLIDRYIAQNGSMAVLDRLGKANFAKIKEKVREKLFAIASKIVAMAAKRELVAGKILQKEDISYLNFVQDAGFSYTSDQQKAVNDIKDELKSGKVMDRLLSGDVGFGKTEVAMNAIFTCIKSGFSAFFFVPTTLLSSQHYKTLSQRFSKFDIKVFRLDRFSSAKEKSSLQKALKENEPIVCVGTHALLGVKAENLGLIVVDEEHKFGVKQKEQLKEISQNSHILSMSATPIPRSLNMALSKIKTYSILATPPSSRLDVRTSVREWDEKVIKEAIIRELRRGGQTFYIHNHIADIEQTANELRKILPKLRILILHSKVNAKVTEDEMMKFERGEYDLLLCTSIVESGIHLPNANTIIVENANKFGMADLHQLRGRVGRSDKQAYCYFLVEDKDAISKDALKRLVALEGNSFLGAGSVLAYHDLEIRGGGNIIGEAQSGHIEAIGYSLYLKMLEDEINKLLNQDSAKLDKIDLKLSVSAFLNQEFIREDRLRLEIYRRLSKCKEVAEVYEIQSELEDRFGKIDTYTKQFLDLIIIKILSLKADIKTISNSEQNILITKNDDEKIRLKSRSKDDDDVLAEILVYLRKNKK, from the coding sequence ATGCAAGCAAAGGTCTATGAGTATCTTTTAACACACGCCCCACAAATTCTCATCTGTGAAGATGATAAAGAGGCGGCACTTTGTGCTGATGCGGCCAGTTTTGCTGGCTTTAACGTTTTTAAATTACCTGATTTTAGAGCTAAAAAGGGCGATGATCTAAGAAGCTTTAACGAAGAGCTTTTTGAAATTTCATCCGTTCTTAGCAAATACTATAAATTTGATGGCAAAAAGATTATCATAAGCCCATTTAGCACGCTTTTAAACCCACTTCCAACGCAAAAAAACCTAGAAAGCTCAACAATCAAGCTAAAAGACAATCTAAATTTAAACGAATTTGCCGACTTGCTCATACGCTTTGGCTATGAGTGCGTCGATATCGTTGAGAGCGTTGGCGAGTTTAGCATACGTGGAGAAGTGATCGACATTTACGGCGTAAATATGGATGATCCTGTTAGGATTTTGCTTTTTGGTGATGAGGTTGAGAGTATAAGAAACTATAACACCGCCACGCAAATTAGCAATAAAGCTGAGCTAAGCGAAGCTGAGATCGTGCCATTTATCGCAAATTTGAGCAAAGATGAGTTTGAAAAAGTTAGCCAAAAGATTGAGGATATGCAAAGTGACGCCTTGGTGAGTGATCTAAATTCGCTTGGATTTTGGGCGATAGATAGCTTTAGTGACTACTTAAAAGAATTTGACTCAAAACTTGTTAAAAAGATCGATTTTGAAATTTATGATGTGCCTGAGGAGAAATTCAAGGGCATTGAAATTTTACCTGAGCCAAAGGTTTATAAAGATCTTGAGGTTACTTTAAATTTTGACTTTTTTGAGCTAAATAAGAGCAAAAGCATAACCGTTCTTTCAAGAAATGAAGGGCTTTTTAAGGGCTATGAGCTTGATGGCTTTGCTAATGTAAAGCTTGAAATTTCGCCCCTTGTAGTAAATTTAACCTCAAGTGATAAGATCGTAGTCTCACTTAATAAATTTGAGAAAAAAAGACGAGTTAAACGCTCAAGTCTCGTGGTGGATGAGCTAAAGGTAAATGACTACGTCGTGCATGAAGATTATGGTATAGGCAGATTTTTGGGGCTTGAAAAGATCAAGGTTTTGGGCGCGACAAAGGAATTTGTGGTTATCGCCTACCAAAATGACGACAAGCTTCTTTTGCCAGTAGAGCATCTAAATTTGATAGACCGCTATATCGCTCAAAATGGTTCTATGGCGGTGCTGGACCGCTTAGGCAAGGCAAATTTTGCCAAGATAAAAGAAAAGGTTAGAGAAAAACTCTTCGCGATCGCTTCAAAGATCGTAGCAATGGCGGCAAAAAGAGAGCTTGTGGCTGGTAAAATTTTGCAAAAAGAAGACATCTCTTATCTAAATTTTGTCCAAGACGCTGGCTTTTCATATACGAGTGATCAGCAAAAAGCGGTAAATGATATAAAAGATGAGCTAAAAAGTGGCAAGGTCATGGATAGGCTGCTTAGCGGAGACGTTGGCTTTGGTAAGACTGAAGTTGCGATGAACGCCATATTTACCTGCATAAAATCAGGCTTTAGCGCATTTTTCTTCGTGCCAACGACGCTTCTTAGCTCGCAGCATTATAAGACACTAAGCCAAAGATTTAGCAAATTTGACATAAAGGTCTTTAGGCTAGATCGCTTCTCAAGTGCCAAAGAGAAGTCGAGCCTGCAAAAAGCACTAAAAGAAAATGAGCCGATAGTTTGCGTGGGAACGCATGCGCTTCTTGGTGTAAAGGCTGAGAATTTAGGGCTTATAGTGGTTGATGAAGAGCATAAATTTGGCGTTAAACAAAAAGAGCAGTTAAAAGAAATTTCTCAAAATTCACACATCTTAAGCATGAGTGCCACTCCTATACCAAGAAGCCTAAATATGGCGCTTAGCAAGATAAAAACATATAGTATTTTAGCCACTCCGCCAAGTTCAAGACTGGATGTTAGAACAAGCGTGAGAGAGTGGGACGAGAAGGTCATCAAAGAGGCGATCATACGTGAGCTAAGACGTGGCGGGCAGACCTTTTACATCCACAACCACATCGCAGATATCGAGCAGACGGCAAATGAGCTAAGAAAAATTTTGCCAAAGCTTAGGATTTTAATACTTCACTCAAAGGTAAATGCGAAAGTTACTGAAGATGAGATGATGAAATTTGAGCGGGGCGAGTATGACTTGCTGCTTTGCACCAGCATCGTTGAAAGCGGCATCCACTTGCCAAATGCAAACACCATAATCGTAGAAAATGCTAATAAATTTGGTATGGCTGACCTGCATCAGCTCCGCGGACGCGTGGGTAGAAGCGACAAGCAGGCTTATTGCTACTTTTTGGTTGAGGATAAAGATGCCATTAGTAAAGACGCTCTAAAACGACTTGTGGCACTTGAAGGCAACTCGTTTTTGGGCGCTGGCTCGGTGTTAGCATATCACGACCTTGAGATAAGGGGTGGTGGCAACATCATCGGCGAGGCACAAAGCGGCCACATCGAGGCTATCGGCTACTCGTTATATCTAAAGATGCTAGAAGATGAGATAAATAAGCTTCTTAATCAAGACTCCGCAAAGCTTGACAAGATCGATCTAAAGCTTAGTGTGAGCGCCTTTTTAAATCAAGAATTTATAAGAGAAGATAGACTACGACTCGAAATTTATAGGCGCCTTAGCAAGTGTAAAGAGGTCGCTGAGGTCTATGAGATACAAAGCGAGCTTGAGGATAGATTTGGCAAGATAGATACATATACAAAGCAGTTTTTAGACCTTATCATCATCAAAATTTTATCTCTAAAAGCTGACATAAAGACGATCTCAAACAGCGAACAAAATATACTAATAACAAAAAATGATGACGAGAAGATCAGGCTAAAGTCACGTAGCAAGGACGATGACGATGTTTTGGCTGAAATTTTGGTCTATCTAAGAAAGAATAAGAAATGA
- a CDS encoding ATP-binding protein → MIDWGVKYAAIYKSTKGMLKPVDDIDFVDINSLYGLEKQKEILLKNTLNFIDGKDANHVLLWGERGCGKSSLVRAVFTKFYKAGLRIIEIGCEDLKYLGDIIDEIRKSEFKFIIFCDDLSFENGSNEYKFLKPIMDGSIQKPPKNVLLYATSNRRHLISEFKSENENSELIDGEIHYSDAAQEKISLSDRFGLWISFYQGNYDEYLKMVDFYFKDYTGDKDELHTLAKNFATLRASRSGRTAKQFYLTFKENLK, encoded by the coding sequence ATGATAGATTGGGGAGTGAAGTACGCAGCGATTTATAAGAGCACAAAAGGGATGTTAAAGCCAGTTGACGATATTGATTTTGTAGATATCAACTCACTTTATGGGCTAGAAAAACAAAAAGAAATTTTACTAAAAAATACTCTAAATTTTATAGATGGTAAGGATGCGAACCACGTGCTTCTTTGGGGTGAGAGAGGATGTGGCAAGTCAAGTCTCGTAAGGGCTGTTTTTACTAAGTTTTATAAAGCCGGACTTCGCATCATCGAGATCGGCTGCGAGGATCTAAAATACCTTGGCGACATCATCGACGAGATCAGAAAGAGCGAGTTTAAATTTATCATTTTCTGCGACGATCTAAGCTTTGAAAATGGCAGCAATGAGTATAAATTTCTAAAACCTATTATGGATGGCTCTATCCAAAAACCGCCTAAAAACGTCCTTTTATACGCCACATCAAACCGCAGACATCTAATAAGCGAGTTTAAAAGCGAAAATGAAAACTCAGAGCTAATAGACGGAGAAATTCACTACAGCGACGCAGCTCAGGAGAAAATTTCGCTCTCGGACCGCTTTGGTCTTTGGATCAGCTTTTATCAAGGCAACTACGATGAGTATCTAAAAATGGTTGATTTTTACTTTAAAGACTACACTGGTGACAAAGATGAGCTTCACACGCTTGCTAAAAATTTTGCCACGCTAAGAGCTAGCAGAAGTGGCAGGACGGCAAAGCAGTTTTACCTAACTTTTAAAGAAAATTTAAAATGA
- a CDS encoding endonuclease III domain-containing protein, whose product MRSTDLFIALLNHKSRNLDELKWPGEGTFEVILGAILVQNTNWKNVEKALANLKKAGKDSLQGICELENSELATLIKPSGFYNTKAKRLKTLCLAIKNEFESFDNFKENASREWLINVKGVGAETCDAILAYACGKPYMVVDAYALRIMAYFDYNFECYDEAAEWFSSLEYDEIYKFLDSDKFDETEVLKLYHSLILEFCKENFKGKILSQNGQKILSSIKN is encoded by the coding sequence ATGAGATCAACTGATCTGTTTATAGCTTTGCTAAATCACAAAAGTAGAAATTTAGACGAGCTAAAATGGCCAGGCGAGGGCACTTTTGAGGTTATTTTGGGTGCTATTTTGGTGCAAAATACCAACTGGAAAAACGTAGAAAAAGCTCTAGCTAATCTAAAAAAAGCAGGCAAAGATAGCCTGCAAGGCATTTGCGAGCTTGAAAACAGCGAACTTGCCACGCTCATAAAGCCAAGTGGCTTTTACAACACAAAGGCAAAACGGCTAAAGACGCTTTGTCTAGCTATAAAAAATGAATTTGAGAGCTTTGATAACTTCAAAGAAAACGCAAGCCGCGAGTGGCTAATAAACGTAAAAGGCGTTGGCGCAGAGACTTGCGACGCGATACTAGCTTATGCTTGTGGGAAGCCATATATGGTCGTTGATGCCTACGCGCTTAGGATAATGGCATATTTTGACTATAATTTCGAGTGTTATGACGAGGCGGCTGAGTGGTTTAGCTCGCTTGAGTATGATGAAATTTACAAATTTCTTGACAGTGATAAATTTGATGAGACCGAGGTCTTAAAACTCTATCATTCACTTATTTTAGAGTTTTGCAAGGAAAATTTCAAAGGCAAAATTTTAAGCCAAAATGGTCAAAAAATATTAAGTAGCATTAAAAATTAA
- the epsC gene encoding serine O-acetyltransferase EpsC produces MWDSLKELVQTVREKDPSVHKCCFLAILINTPGIHAVLFHKISHFLYKKEHFFLARLISQIARFLTGIEIHPGAKIGRRFFIDHGMGVVIGETAEIGDDVMMYHQVTLGGTGKECGKRHPTVKNGVTIAAGSKILGAITIGENAKIGANSVVLKNVPANATVVGIPARIVRVNGTKFEPEFII; encoded by the coding sequence ATGTGGGATAGTCTAAAGGAGCTAGTTCAAACTGTTCGTGAAAAAGACCCATCGGTACATAAGTGTTGCTTTTTGGCAATACTTATAAACACTCCTGGCATCCATGCGGTTTTGTTTCATAAAATTTCTCATTTTTTATATAAAAAAGAGCATTTTTTTCTAGCTAGACTCATCTCGCAAATTGCAAGATTTTTAACAGGCATCGAGATACACCCTGGAGCAAAGATCGGCAGGAGATTTTTCATAGATCATGGTATGGGTGTGGTTATCGGTGAGACAGCTGAGATAGGCGATGATGTAATGATGTATCATCAAGTAACGCTTGGAGGCACCGGAAAAGAGTGTGGCAAAAGGCATCCAACTGTAAAAAATGGTGTGACTATCGCAGCTGGCTCGAAAATACTTGGTGCCATAACGATCGGCGAAAATGCTAAGATTGGCGCAAACTCAGTCGTACTAAAAAATGTCCCAGCAAACGCGACAGTCGTTGGTATACCAGCAAGAATAGTTCGAGTAAATGGGACAAAATTTGAACCAGAATTTATTATCTAA
- a CDS encoding YdcH family protein — protein MLHEYTDLINELKKTDARFAALCKKHDELNKKIDDNLAKPSEIDNLKKEKLKLKDEIYVQILKHKK, from the coding sequence ATGTTACATGAATATACAGACCTTATAAATGAGCTAAAGAAAACAGATGCTCGTTTTGCTGCTCTTTGCAAAAAGCATGATGAACTAAATAAAAAAATAGACGACAATCTGGCAAAACCATCTGAAATTGATAATTTAAAAAAAGAGAAGTTAAAACTAAAAGACGAAATTTATGTTCAAATTTTAAAGCATAAAAAGTAA
- a CDS encoding potassium channel family protein: MSFLSRLLKFLNWSNSTKPEISLDTELYEQLKPFRFPLISVVLLLLFGTLGYVLIDNFSLIDAFYQAGMTFTTVGFTEVAPITPKGRIFTITFILIGFIIFTLSIGIVVEVLKRGTLISILKERRMLYRIARLKNHFVICYHNLYTIELSAQFRENHIPFVVVDDREDIAELAQIYKYPYFIKAQPHTQIAFLKTHLSSAKGLITLSSNIADNIALIASVRLYEKEIGRRKPYHIITNAETEDDTQRLKKLGADNVVSPSRLVAQRLSAMSVRPDMENLLEQFLYTKNSPIDIEEILVPDYSWIRFKRLKETHLRNITNADIVGIRDINNNFVPMPNGDTLVGTGSKLLVIGTVDGIRLTKRVVKSKHKPEEFKYV; this comes from the coding sequence ATGTCTTTTCTCTCAAGACTTTTAAAATTCCTCAACTGGTCAAACTCTACAAAACCAGAAATAAGCCTAGATACTGAGCTTTACGAACAATTAAAACCTTTTAGATTTCCACTAATTTCAGTCGTATTACTGTTACTTTTTGGAACATTAGGTTATGTCTTAATAGATAATTTCTCGCTAATAGATGCCTTTTACCAAGCTGGCATGACTTTTACAACAGTTGGTTTTACCGAAGTTGCTCCAATAACTCCAAAGGGCAGAATTTTTACTATCACGTTTATACTTATTGGTTTTATTATATTTACGCTATCGATCGGTATTGTGGTTGAGGTTTTAAAAAGAGGTACATTAATTAGCATTTTAAAGGAACGACGCATGCTTTATAGGATCGCAAGACTAAAAAATCACTTCGTTATTTGTTATCACAATCTATACACAATCGAACTTAGTGCTCAATTTCGTGAAAATCATATACCTTTTGTAGTGGTCGATGACAGAGAAGATATTGCAGAGCTAGCTCAAATTTATAAATATCCATATTTCATAAAAGCTCAGCCGCATACACAAATTGCCTTTTTAAAAACACATCTATCAAGCGCAAAAGGACTTATAACTCTTAGCTCAAATATTGCTGATAACATCGCCCTTATAGCATCTGTAAGACTTTATGAAAAAGAGATAGGTCGCAGAAAGCCTTATCATATCATCACAAACGCAGAGACAGAAGACGATACGCAAAGATTAAAAAAATTAGGTGCTGACAATGTGGTAAGTCCATCTCGCTTAGTCGCGCAGCGGTTAAGTGCCATGAGCGTAAGGCCGGACATGGAAAATTTATTAGAGCAGTTTTTGTATACAAAAAATTCACCTATCGATATAGAAGAAATTCTTGTGCCTGATTACTCTTGGATAAGATTTAAAAGACTAAAAGAGACTCATTTGCGAAATATTACAAATGCAGACATAGTAGGCATTAGAGATATAAATAATAATTTTGTACCAATGCCAAATGGTGACACATTAGTAGGAACAGGATCAAAGCTTTTAGTCATCGGTACCGTTGATGGAATACGTCTAACCAAACGCGTTGTAAAAAGCAAACACAAACCTGAAGAATTTAAATACGTATAA
- the rpmB gene encoding 50S ribosomal protein L28, giving the protein MSKRCAITGKGPMIGNNVSHANNKTKRRFLPNLRTIRVTLEDGTTRKIKVAASTLRTMKKQSN; this is encoded by the coding sequence ATGTCAAAAAGATGTGCGATAACAGGCAAAGGACCGATGATAGGCAACAATGTGAGCCACGCTAACAATAAAACTAAAAGAAGATTCTTGCCAAATCTTAGAACGATTCGCGTTACGCTAGAAGATGGTACTACAAGAAAGATAAAAGTTGCTGCTTCTACTCTAAGAACGATGAAGAAACAATCAAACTAA
- the rpe gene encoding ribulose-phosphate 3-epimerase, translating to MYVAPSILSADFGNLAAEIRAICEAGCDLVHVDVMDGHFVPNLTIGPVVVNAVAKAATKPLDIHLMVENNSFFADLFLPLKPKFLTFHIEEEKHPLRLIDHIRKNGVGPGIVLNPHTPVSAIEYIIDEVDMVLLMSVNPGFGGQKFMPVVLEKTRALRELIERKNAKCLIEVDGGINGLNAPDLEEAGADILVAGNYIFSSNSYEQAIRAIKLEF from the coding sequence ATGTATGTTGCACCTAGTATTTTATCGGCTGATTTTGGAAATTTGGCAGCTGAGATAAGAGCCATTTGCGAGGCTGGGTGCGATCTGGTGCATGTTGATGTTATGGATGGGCATTTTGTGCCAAATTTAACCATCGGACCAGTTGTGGTAAATGCCGTTGCAAAGGCAGCTACAAAGCCACTTGATATACATTTAATGGTTGAGAATAACTCGTTTTTTGCCGACCTTTTCTTGCCGCTAAAGCCAAAATTTCTAACCTTTCACATTGAAGAGGAGAAGCATCCATTAAGGCTCATAGATCACATCAGGAAAAACGGCGTTGGCCCTGGCATCGTGCTAAATCCGCATACGCCAGTTAGTGCGATCGAGTATATTATTGATGAAGTTGATATGGTGCTTTTGATGAGCGTAAATCCTGGCTTTGGCGGTCAGAAATTTATGCCAGTCGTGCTTGAAAAAACAAGGGCGCTACGAGAGCTGATAGAACGAAAAAACGCTAAGTGCCTCATCGAAGTAGATGGTGGCATAAACGGACTAAATGCACCTGATCTTGAAGAGGCAGGAGCTGATATTTTGGTGGCTGGCAACTACATCTTCTCATCAAATTCTTACGAACAAGCCATTCGCGCCATAAAGCTTGAGTTTTGA